AGCTGCGTTCTGATAATTCGGAAGCATTATTCACAGTCGGACAAATTGCCGATGTGTGGGTTTTGGCTAATGTAAATGAAAGCGATATTCCACGGATTAAAGTAGGAATGAGCGCAGATGTACATACGATCAGTTTTCCTGATGAAACTTTCAAAGGAAAAGTTGATAAAATCTACAATGTGCTGGACCCTGAAACCAAGGCAATGCAAATAAGAATTCAGCTGAGCAATGTAGGTTATAAACTGAAACCGGAAATGCATGCAACGGTGAATCTGAATTTTGAAGAAACTGATAGAATGACAGCCATACCTTCCCAATCCATCATTTTCGACCGTAGTAAAAATTGGGTAATGGTTTTTCACAGTCGCACCAAAATTGAAGCACGTCCGGTTGAAGTGTATCGTACTCTTACAAACCGTGCTTACATCAAAAGCGGACTAAAAGATGGTGAACAAGTCATTTCCAAAAACCAGCTGTTAGTCTACAACGCTATCAACGATTAATAAAATGATAGAATGAGTGAATGTTTGCCCGTTCTATCATTCACTCATCGTACCGGCGACCCGGCCTATCATTCAATATTCTCTCATTCAAAATTGAATTTTAATGAATAAATTCATTCGGGGAATCGTAGGTTTCTCTCTCAAAAACAGGTTTTTCATATTCTTTCTAACGGGTCTCATGATCATTGCTGGTATCGCCAGTTACAGGAGTACGCCTTTGGAAGCATTTCCGGATATTACCAATACGCAGATTATTATCGTTTCACAATGGCATGGCCGGAGTGCTGAGGAAATAGAAAGGTTCGTGACGCAGCCGATCGAAATCGCCATGAACTCAGTGCAGCGAAAAGCCAATGTGCGCAGTGTAACCATGTTCGGTCTGTCTGTTATCAAAATTATTTTTGATGATGATGTAGAAGATTTTTTCGCCCGTCAGCAGGTTAATAATCAACTAAGAACTGTTTCCTTGCCTGACGGCGTTGATCCGGAAGTTCAGCCTCCTTACGGTCCAACGGGAGAAATTTTCAGATATTCTCTTGAAAGTAAAGACCGCGACAGCCGCGAATTGTTGACACTTCAAAACTGGGTAATTGACCGCCAGCTTCGTAGTGTTCCGGGTGTAGCAGATGTGGTTGCCTTTGGTGGACGGGAAAAGATTTATGAAGTTCAGGTAAACCCTACCAAACTGGTTAAATACAATATCACGCCGCTTGAAGTTTATGAAGCGGTTACAAAAAGTAATGTAAACGTTGGTGGTGATGTAATTGAAAAAAATGGCCAGGCTTATGTTGTGCGGGGAATTGGTTTGCTGGAATCCGCACAAGATATTGAAAATATCATTGTTGAGTATGTAAAAGATTATCCCGTTCTGGTAAAAGACGTAGCCGATGTCAAGGAGTCTGATTTGCCGCGTGTTGGTCAGGTTGGTCTGGGTAAAAATGATGATGTTGTTGAAGGAATTGTAGTACAGCGCAAGGGTGAAAATCCAAGTGAAGTACTGGCCAGAATAAAAGAAAAAATTGGCGAATTAAACACCAAAATATTACCTCCGGATGTCAAAATGGTCACTTTTTATGACCGCGATAATCTGATCGAATTTTGTGCGGATACGGTAAAACATAACCTCGTTGAAGGAATTGTTTTCGTAACTGTCATCGTATTCCTTTTCATGGCCGACTGGCGGACAACAATTATCGTTTCCATCATTATTCCACTGGCGCTTTTATTCGCATTTACTTGTTTGAAACTGAAAGGAATGTCGGCCAACTTACTATCGATGGGGGCGATTGACTTCGGTATTATCATCGATGGAGCCGTCGTGATGGTCGAGGGGATATTTGTAGCCTTGGATCATCTTGCCCACAAAAACGGGATGGATCGGTATAACAAACTTTCCAAACTTGGACTGATCAAAAAGACGGGTGGTGAAATGGGAAAAGCTATATTTTTCTCAAAACTGATCATCATTACCGCACTCCTTCCAATTTTCAGTTTCCAGAAAGTAGAGGGTAAAATGTTTAGTCCGCTGGCATTTACATTGGGTTTTGCCTTACTAGGGGCTTTGTTTTATACACTTACGCTGGTTCCGGTTTTGTGTTCTTTCTTATTGAATAAAAATGTTCGTGAGAAAAATAACCCGATTGTTAACTTTTTTGACAAAATCGTCATGAGTGGTTTCAACTGGTGTTTTGGACATAAAAAGATCAGTTTCATATTCGCTACCGTATTTTTAAGTGTCTCTCTTTTCTCTTCAACCTGGCTTGGAACCGAGTTTTTACCCCAGCTGAATGAAGGTGCACTTTGGGTTACTGCCGAATTGCCCATGAGTATGTCGCTGCCGGAAAGTGTGAAAATGGCAAGTGACATCCGGAAAGATCTGGCCACTTTTAAAGAAGTGAAACAGGTACTTTCTCAGGTTGGCCGTTCCAATGACGGGACTGACCCGAACGGATTCTATTTCTGTCAGTTTCAGGTAGATTTGGTACCGAAAAAAGAATGGAAACGTAAAATCACCAATGAGCAGCTTACGGATGAAATGAACAAATTGCTAAGTGTTTATCCGGGCGTTCTGTATAATTACTCACAACCGATTGTTGATAACGTAGCAGAAGCTGTCGCTGGTTACAAGGCAAGCAACGGTATCAAAATTTTTGGACCAAACCTTGAAGAACTTGAAAAATATGCGAACCTTTCCATGGATGCCGTCCGTGATGTGGATGGTATCAAAGATCTGGGACTTATCCGTAACATCGGTCAGCCTGAGATCAGCGTAATTTTGCATGATCACAAAATGGCTCAATATGGTGTCAGTACTGCCGACGTTCAGGCGGTTATTGAAATGGCGATTGGAGGAAAAACAGCATCCATCTTGTATGAAGGCGAGCGTAAATTTGATATTCGTTTGCGCTACCAACAGCAATATCGCCGCGATGAGCAGGATATTCAGCAATTGATGGTACCAACTTTGACCGGAGGTAAAATCCCGCTGAAAGAAATTTCATCAATCCGTAAAGTTACCGGACCGGCTTTTGTTTATCGGGATAATAACAAACGGTTTATCGGGGTTAAATTCTCTGTTCGCGGTCGTGACCTTGGAGGTACAATTGCAGAAGCGCAGCAACGTGTAAGAGAAAAATTGCCGAATCTGCCAAAAGGATATTCAATTGAATGGGTTGGAGAATTTGAAAATCAGGTTCGTGCTACGGCGCGGTTAGGACAAGTTGTTCCGATCAGTCTGGTTGGTATTTTCATCCTGCTTTTCATCATGTTCAGTAATGCAAAAGATGCCGGTCTGGTTTTGGTCAACGTGCCTTTTGCTTTGATTGGAGGTATTCTTGCGCTGCATGCAACGCATATGAACTTCGGAATTTCAGCAGGTGTTGGTTTTATCGCACTCTTTGGATTATGCGTCCAGAACGGGGTAATTCTGATTTCTGTCTTTAATAAAAATCTGGCGGCCCATATGCCGCTTGACGATGCCATTCGAGAGGGTGTTAAGTCAAGAATCCGGCCGGTAGTCATGACCGCACTCATGGCTGCCATTGGGCTGCTCCCGGCCGCTACTTCAACAGGTATCGGATCGGAAACACAAAAACCGCTTGCGATTGTAGTAATCGGTGGATTAATTACAGCAACTGTTTTAACGTTATTGATTTTCCCAATTATTTACGGGTTCTTCAATAAAAAGAAACAGTCAGCACATTCCTGATATTATTGTAAACTCTTCTTTGTCCCCGCTCTGAATCTTTGGAGCGGGGATTTTTTTGTTTTCAAATTCTCAGTGGCTGTTGGGCTGTACGTCGATAAAAAGTAACCATACGTCGACATTGCAAATCACTGATTAAACAAATGGGTTGTCTCTGTGTCATAGAATCACAAAACACAGAAACAAACTTTATAAACATCAGAAATCATGAAAAAGATAATCGCAGCCATGTTCGTTTTATTTGCAGCTATCACCGCTCCGCAAGCACAGGCACAAATCAGTGTAAATATCAATATCGGCCAGCAACCAGCGTGGGGTCCGGTGGGTTATGATCATGTAGATTTTTATTATTTGCCGGATATTAATGTTTATTATGATGTAGCCAGAGCGCAGTATGTTTATCCAAACGGAAATCAGTGGATTTATGGTCAAAGCCTTCCTGCCCGCTACCGTAATTTTGATATCTACAATAGCTACAAGGTGGTTGTAAATGAAGCAAGACCCTATTTACGTAACAGCGTATATGTTGCCAAATATGCGAAATACAAAGGTCAGCACAACCAGCAAATCATTCGTGATAGCAGAGATCAGAAATACTTCCAAAGCGCTCAGCATCCACAACATCAGCAATGGGAAAAACAACAAACAAAAGTTATTGTGAAAGCTAATAACAACAACAGAAATAATAATTCAAAAAACAATAACAACGGTCGCAATAACGGAAACGACAAAAGAGGAAATAACGGAAGACACTAATATTTCTTTATAGAACGGCTTACAAAAAATCAACCCTCATCCTGAAACCAGATGAGGGTTGATTTTTTGATTGTTGTATATGTAAATGACCACCTATTTAAAAATGGACTGCAAAGTAAAAAAGGAAAAAGGACAGATTATATGCTGAATGGAGTAACACAGCATATAAAAATCCATATTTCAAACGGACATAACCTAGCATAAAACCCAGACAGGTTTGGCGAAGTGTTATCACCGGCGTTAGTAAAAGCGAATACAGACCACCCTCAAAATTAGTCACATGGAGAAAACCAAAACTGATAACGGATACATAGAAGAGAACTTTGTGATGTTTCTCCCAAAATTTTTCCATACGACTATCCACATCGCTATGCTCATGCAGGAAACTATAGACGGCTGCCATTAAAATCAGGCCTAGTCCAATAGCAATAGAAGTTTGATCATGTTCACCAAAAAGACCATAACCGTGCATGAATTTATGCAGAAAATAATAAAACCAGATACCTGTAAACGCCGCAAATTTTATTTTGGAATAGTTAAGACAAAGGCGAAATTGTGTTTCTTCAACTATGGGCGCGTACAGCGAGGCCAATGCGATTTGATAAAACCAGGATCGTTGGGTAAAAGATTGTAGAAAAATATTTACAGGTTTTTCGAGATTAAAAATATCAAAAAAGAAAACCAGAATCAGTCCTGAGATGAAACTCAACAGCAACGCGAGCAGGTAAATTCTAAAAAAACCTATTATTCGCATATAGAGCCGGTTTTTCTCAGATTCGACTCTGCCATCTGACAATAATATACCTAATTCCGAAATAATCATTTTCATAATAAAGGAGTTATCAAGCTTATATCAATCTGTTATTTGACATAGGAAAAAACATTTGGTCACCACATGTAAACAAAAAAAATCCCTTTAACAAGGGATTCTTTTATCTAAATAAAACCGTGCCGATTTTGGTTAAATACCTGATTTAGAAAACAATTATTTTTCAGAGAAGCTAACAGTAAAAGTTGTCCCCTCACCTACTTCGGATTGCACGTCTATACGTCCATGATGTGCATGAAGAATATTTAATGTTGTGGCAAGGCCAAGTCCCATTCCGTTTTTCTTACCTGTAAAATAAGGTTCAAAAACCTTGTCCATATTTTCCTGACTTATGCCTGAACCGTTGTCCGCAAAAATAACCTGCAAAGAATCTGCCTGAATTCTGGTTGTGATTCTTAAAATACCTTTATCCTCCTCCATCGCTTCAATAGCGTTGGTAATTAGATTTAAAAATGCCATTTGCAGTGAAACGGAATCCAGAGGAATACAAAAATCCTCCTCCGCATAAGCCTTAACAATTTTAATTCTTTTCAACTGCATGCGGTCATAAGCAGCGGAAATTGCCTCATCGAGAATATAATGAATAGACTGATCCACCAAAACAATATCAGACGAGCTCGAAGGCTGTAATAATTGCGTAATCAGATCATTGATACGGGTACAATTTCGCTTGATGATCTGGGTATAAAATTTCTGGTCTTCATCCACCAGTTCCATTTCCAGCTGTTCTGCCGATAGGTTTACATTCGTCAGTGGATTTCTTACTTCATGCGCAAGCATTCTTACAAGACGGCTTGTCACAGCCAGTTTTTCAGAAAAAAGTCTTTCTCTTTCCGACTGCTTCCGTGCTGTTATATCATGCAATCTTCCCTGAACATAAGGATTATCTTCATCCATTTCCATGGAAGCTGAAAAAACACAATACTTTTTCTCACCGTCCGTCGTAGCAATCCTAACTTCAAAATCCTGTATCGCCCGATCTTCAATGCCATCCCAGACAATACCAAAATTAGGATCATCAACAATTTCCAGGATATTTTTTCCTTTCAATTCTTTTGGTAAATATCCCGTAAGCGTGCAGGCAGATGTGTTAAAATCGGTAATAATACCTTCCAGGTCACTGATAAAAAGAAAGTCATTAGATTCTTCAAAAACCCTTCGGTAACGTCTTTCACTATGGCGCAACGCTTTTAAAACGGAGGTCCGCTCCAAGGCGTAACGAATTGTCCGTTCCAGCTTTTCAGAATCCAGTTCGTTTTTTATCAGATAATCCACAGCTCCGAGGCGCAGTGCTTCAACGGCTATTTTGGTATCTCCTTTTCCTGTCAGAAGAATCATGGGTTCTTCACATTCGAGCGTAGTGGCTTCTTCAATCAGGTCAATTCCGTTGCGTTCGCCTAGGAGGTAATCAAAGAAGTAGAGATCAAATTTTTTATTTTGGATGGCGTGAATCGCTTCTTTATACGTTGCACACCAGGTTATATCGAATTTCCAATTGATAAGATCGTTAAAATACTCTCTGGTAAGAAAGTAATCATCTTCATCATCATCAACCAGAAGTACGGTAATCAATTTACTGTTCATTAGATGTAGGTGGGATAAATCTTAAATTAATTTTGGCTTACAGGAAGAATAATTTCAAACGTTGCTCCCTGATCAGGGATTCCAAATGCTTCAATAATTCCATGATGACTTTCAACAACTTTTTTACATACTGAAAGTCCAATGCCAGCTCCTTCAAATTCCGAGCGACCTCTTAAACGTTGAAAAATCGTAAAGATACGGGACGCATTTTCATTTGAAAATCCTATCCCGTTGTCTTTCAAGGTAATTTTTATATATTTTTTTTCTACAGGCATTTTTCTTTTCAACGCTTCTGAAACTGTTAATTCTTTTACCTGAAGCGAAATCACCGGAGCTGTATCAGGTTTTGTAAACTTCAAAGAATTGGAAATAAGATTGATAAAAAGCTGAGACATCTGGGTCGGGTTGGCATCAATTACCGGCAGCTTATCAATTTTCAATACAGCCTGTTTTTGCTGAATGGTTACTTCCAGATCGCTAAGTGTACTTCCTAAAATATCATTCAGATCTGTCGGTTCAAAAACATTGGATGAACTGGTAACTCTCGAAAATTCCAGCAGATTGTTAATCATTTTCTGCATACGCCTGGTAGCACTTAAAATACGGCTCAGATAAACTTCCTGCTCCTTATCCAGAATATCTTTTGTCTTGCTTTCCAGACGCTCCCCGAATGAAATAATTTTACGCAGCGGTTCCTGCAAATCATGCGAGGCCACGTAAGCGAACTCTTCAAGATCCTCATTGGATTTATTCAAATCCTTAACTTTTCTTTCCAGTTCACTTTGTATTTCTCTCAATGTTGTAACATTAAAAGCTGTTCCGATTGAAATATTGTGACCTGTAATTTCATCAATCGAATTGTGTCCGCGTACATACAGATATTTTTCTTCCCCATCTTCTGCTATAATCCTAAATTCCAGAATATAAGCATCGGTATAGGAAAGTACATTCTTTAATTTTTCTGAGATAAGCGCTACGTCGTCCGGATGTATATTTTTTTTGAAAGTTGCACTGCTTAATTTTTCTATGGGCAAACTTTCCGGGCCATAACCCATAAGCTTATACATTCCTTCCGTCCATTCATATCTGGCATTTTGTATGTCCCAGATCCAGCTGCCGAATTCCATGGTTTCTTCCGCCTCGGCCGACAATTTTTGCAGATAAGCCAGTTGAGCCTCCACATTTTTTTCGGCCGAAATATCGGTAAGCGTGTACAAATTATATTCTTCGTCTATTACAGACTTATCAATTTTACACCAGATTCCTGATTTATTAAATTGAAAATTGAGAGAATTGTTTTCCCTTAAAGTATTAAAGTCGAAATGCGCTCCGCATATCGACTTTAATGTAAATCCTTCAAAATCAGAAACTCCTGTTAATTGATGTGCAGCATTATTTGCATAAAAACACTCAGGATCTGCATTTGGCAATATTTCGTCATGGCTTCCGCAAACGAGGAATCCGATTGGCGATGCACTTAATATATCATAAAAGGAAAATGGATATAACTGATTTTTCAATCTATTAAATATCAAATTGTTTCATCTTGTTATAAAGCGTTTTACGGTCGATATTTAACAAACGTGCAGCTTTACTTTTGTTAAAATTAACATCTCTCAAAACCTGCATAATCATGTCATACTCAGCTTCGTTTGCAACTGTTTTAAGACTAGGTTTTGTGTCATCCGTTTCCGCGGCTTCAAGTGTTACCGGAGCTGAAACGACAGGCGCAGGTGCAATTTCTTCGTCCAGATCTTTCAGTTTGCTATGATTAACAATTTCAAAAGGAAGAGATTTTTCCTCGATCAATTCACCGTCAGATAAAAGCGTTGCACGTTTAATCACGTTTTTCAACTCTCTTAAATTACCTGGCCATGAATAATTGACAAAATCCTTCATTACCTCATCCGAAAATCCTTTTACGTTTTTAGACAATTCTGCATTTGTAGTTTCCAGGAAAGTCGTTGCAAAAAGCAAAAGATCATCCTTACGGTTTCTCAATGCCGGAACTTCAATCGTAAATTCATTAAAACGATAGTAAAGATCCTCTCTGAACTTACCATTTCTGGCCGCATCCAGCAATCTTTCATTACTTGCTACAATGATTCTAACATCTAGTTCAATTTCCTTCGACGCACCTATACGGCGCATTTTACGCTCCTGCACTACACGTAACAATGCAACCTGAATTTCATATGACAAATTGGAAACTTCATCAAGAAACAAAGTACCGCCATTTGCCATTTCAAAGTGACCAATTTTGGTTTGTAAAGCTCCTGTAAAAGATCCTTTTTCATGACCAAAAAGCTCGCTGCCGGCAAGTTCTTTTGAAATAGCACCGCAATCCATTGCCACGAATGGCATATCCTTTCTGCGTGATCTGTTATGTATTTCCTGCGCAATTGCTTCTTTTCCTGAACCACTTTCTCCATAAATAATTACGCTGAAATTGGTAGGAGCAACAAGATCAACCTGGCGGAAAAGGTTATCCGAAACTTCGCTCTGTCCCATTACGTAACCCGCTTTCATCTTGTGAGAAGTTTTACGGGCTGCTTTTGGCGCAACAGAATCTGAATTGCTGCCAGAAGTTACATATTCTGTTTCGCCTGTTCTTTCCGCCTCTGCATCTGCAAGGGCTTTTTTAACAGTAACTAATATTTCATCCGGAAAAAGAGGTTTTGTGATGTAATCATACGCCCCCAGTTTCATTACGTTTACCGCAATCTTTATGTCAGAATATCCTGTGATAATCAAAACCGGCACATGAGGGCGCTTGGATTTGATCGCATTCAGAAGTTCTGTACCGGTAATATCGCCCAATCGGAAATCCGTCATGACAAGATCCGGTTCGAAAGATTCAATTAGCGCAAGCCCGTCTTTTCCGGTCAGTGCTGTTTCAACAATAAAATCATTCTTTGACAAAAATCTTTTTAACAAGAAGCAAATATCCGCTTCGTCATCGACCACTACTATTTTTTTCATGTGGAATAAGTGCTTTCTTAATTAAATGGTAACCCGCAAACGTGCGGTTGGAATATTTAATTGCTCTCTGTATTTGGCTACAGTGCGGCGAGCAACGGAATAACCCTTTTCTGATAATAAGTCGGTAATTTGCTGATCATTGTATGGATGCCGTTTATCTTCAGCTGCCGTGATTTCACGAATCGCTTCCTGAATTTCACGGTTTGATACTTCTGTACCATCCTCATTGGTAACACCTTCTGTAAATAAGTCTTTCAATAAAACAATTCCGAAAGGTGTCTGTACATATTTATTTGTGGTAACGCGTGATACGGTGGAAATATCCATATCAATAATTTCTGCCACATCTTTAAGAATCATCGGGCGGAGTTTCTTGATATCACCCGTCTGGAAATATTCATATTGCAGTTTGACGATCGCTCTTAGCGTGCTAAGCATTGTATTTTCACGCTGCTTGATGGCGTCAATAAACCATTTGGCAGAATTCATTTTGTTTTTCAAAAACTGATTCGTTGCCTTATCAATTTTTTGTTCTGCCATTTGGGTAAATAATTTATTCAGACGTAACGCCGGGCTGTTTCCCCAGGTCAGCTGCACTTCAATTTCACTGTCTTCAATATATCGCAGCATGAAATCCGGTTTGATACTTTCATTAACAAGCGTATCGTTTCTAAGGCCGGATGCTGGTTTTGGATTAAGAGTAGTAATAAGCTGAATGGCCTTTTTCAGGCATTCTTCATCGATGCCTAAAACACGCATGATCTTATCATAATTCCTTGAACCCAGCTCATCAAACGTATCGGAAACAATCTTGTAAGCCCATCCCCAACATTCATCCTGATTTTCAATACGCTGAAGCTGAATCAGCAGACATTCGCGTAAATCCTTGGCAGCAATTCCGGGAGGATCCAGCTGCTGGATTACTCTCAGCATCATTTCCACTTCTTCCGTATCAATGAACATGCTGTTGGCAAATGAAATGTCGTCAGCAATTACTTCACTTTCTCGTCTCAGGAACCCATCTTCATCCAGCGAATCAAGGATAAAATCTGCAACAAGCTGCTGTCTTTCATCCAATCTTAAAAAATGCACCTGCTGCTTCAGATCGTCTCTGAAACCAATTGATTCCACCATTGGGCGGGTATACAATTCGTTATCAGCCGACTGATTATTTGCATAAGTTTTATAGTCCGGTATATCGTCGTCTCTGAACTCATCCCAGTCCTGATAATCCTGAACCGACGGATAGTCATCTTCCCCTGAAGTGCCGGCATCGTCGGCATCCTGAAATTCATCTGCTGTATCTTCTGAAGCTGTATCTTCCTTACCCTCTTCCAGTATCGGATTTTCCTCTAATTCTTCTTTAATTCTTTGCTCAAGCTCCATAGTGGTCAGGTGCAATAAATTCAGCATCTGAATCTGAAGAGGAGAATATTTAAGGGTTTGTCGTTGCGTCTGCGTTTGTCTTTGCATATAGCAATTAATTGTAATATTAAAAGTTCTCTTTAATGATATCGTTTGAATTGAAACCTGGTATATTTCGGATTGTCACCGAAACTTAACATCAAAAGGGTCCCTCTAGTTGACTTACTACATACATCTTTTAAATTTACTATACTTTATCCTAACTTACTTAACCATGATCAGCAAAATCCGAATATTGCGTACATATTTCCACAGACTGAGTATATTAATTCGAAATGTAGATTTTTCACACAACGCTTATTTATGAAACTTTCTACCTTTTCTCTCCTCAACCGTACGCTTAGTGAACATTCGCTTTCATTAATTACCAGATTCCTGTTTGGCACCTCACTGTTACTAATCATTGCTCTATCATACAGTTACAACGAAATTAACCGGGAACTTATCAATTATTCTGAAAAGGTTAATCAGACACAAAGGGTTATCAGCGGACTCCATCAGATTTCATCTGCAATTTATGAAACGACTCACCATACCAACAGCTTTTTATTTTTAAAAGATACCGCTTACATAAACAAAACTCTTGCCGCGCTTAAAATCATACCTCCGTTAACGCTTAAACTTGATTCGCTCATGAACGGAAATCATGCACAGCGTAAAAGATTAAGCGTATTTAAAGGACATTATACTCATTTTGAAAATTATACAAACCGATTGACAACAGGAGGAAATACCCTCAATACGGCTATTGTTTTTGTTCTGTCAAAAAGAAAAAATGCAGAGGTAGATTCTATGACAAAACTCATTGTCAGAATGCGTCATGTAGAGGATCAGCTCATGTACAACCGTATGCAAAGCCGGGAAAATTATACCGCTCAGGTTTATAGATATAACTGGATCATTATGCTTGTAGCAATTGTTTTCCTTTCCTCAGCTTTTGTTCTTCTGGATCGCGAATTAAGGAGAAATAAATTTTACCGGGTGGATCTTGAAAATAAAATCGAAAATCTGAACCGCTCAAATAGCGAACTGGAACAGTTTGCATATGTAGCATCCCATGATTTGCAGGAGCCGCTGAGGAAGATACGATCATTTTCGGATCGACTTGTTAGCAAATATAAAAATGAAGTTTCGGAAGAAATTTTTATGATGCTGGCCAAGATCGACGGATCTGCCCAGCGTATGCAGTTATTGATTAACGATTTGCTTGCCTTTTCAAGAATTGTTAAAACAGGTGCGGAAGTAAAAATGGTTAACCTCAACAATTCGTTGTCTGATGCAAAATCAAATTTGTCTGAAATGATTTTGGAAAATAAGGCAACAATACATGCTGAGGTTCTCCCAACCATTGAAGGATATG
The nucleotide sequence above comes from Dyadobacter subterraneus. Encoded proteins:
- a CDS encoding hybrid sensor histidine kinase/response regulator yields the protein MNSKLITVLLVDDDEDDYFLTREYFNDLINWKFDITWCATYKEAIHAIQNKKFDLYFFDYLLGERNGIDLIEEATTLECEEPMILLTGKGDTKIAVEALRLGAVDYLIKNELDSEKLERTIRYALERTSVLKALRHSERRYRRVFEESNDFLFISDLEGIITDFNTSACTLTGYLPKELKGKNILEIVDDPNFGIVWDGIEDRAIQDFEVRIATTDGEKKYCVFSASMEMDEDNPYVQGRLHDITARKQSERERLFSEKLAVTSRLVRMLAHEVRNPLTNVNLSAEQLEMELVDEDQKFYTQIIKRNCTRINDLITQLLQPSSSSDIVLVDQSIHYILDEAISAAYDRMQLKRIKIVKAYAEEDFCIPLDSVSLQMAFLNLITNAIEAMEEDKGILRITTRIQADSLQVIFADNGSGISQENMDKVFEPYFTGKKNGMGLGLATTLNILHAHHGRIDVQSEVGEGTTFTVSFSEK
- a CDS encoding efflux RND transporter permease subunit, with the protein product MNKFIRGIVGFSLKNRFFIFFLTGLMIIAGIASYRSTPLEAFPDITNTQIIIVSQWHGRSAEEIERFVTQPIEIAMNSVQRKANVRSVTMFGLSVIKIIFDDDVEDFFARQQVNNQLRTVSLPDGVDPEVQPPYGPTGEIFRYSLESKDRDSRELLTLQNWVIDRQLRSVPGVADVVAFGGREKIYEVQVNPTKLVKYNITPLEVYEAVTKSNVNVGGDVIEKNGQAYVVRGIGLLESAQDIENIIVEYVKDYPVLVKDVADVKESDLPRVGQVGLGKNDDVVEGIVVQRKGENPSEVLARIKEKIGELNTKILPPDVKMVTFYDRDNLIEFCADTVKHNLVEGIVFVTVIVFLFMADWRTTIIVSIIIPLALLFAFTCLKLKGMSANLLSMGAIDFGIIIDGAVVMVEGIFVALDHLAHKNGMDRYNKLSKLGLIKKTGGEMGKAIFFSKLIIITALLPIFSFQKVEGKMFSPLAFTLGFALLGALFYTLTLVPVLCSFLLNKNVREKNNPIVNFFDKIVMSGFNWCFGHKKISFIFATVFLSVSLFSSTWLGTEFLPQLNEGALWVTAELPMSMSLPESVKMASDIRKDLATFKEVKQVLSQVGRSNDGTDPNGFYFCQFQVDLVPKKEWKRKITNEQLTDEMNKLLSVYPGVLYNYSQPIVDNVAEAVAGYKASNGIKIFGPNLEELEKYANLSMDAVRDVDGIKDLGLIRNIGQPEISVILHDHKMAQYGVSTADVQAVIEMAIGGKTASILYEGERKFDIRLRYQQQYRRDEQDIQQLMVPTLTGGKIPLKEISSIRKVTGPAFVYRDNNKRFIGVKFSVRGRDLGGTIAEAQQRVREKLPNLPKGYSIEWVGEFENQVRATARLGQVVPISLVGIFILLFIMFSNAKDAGLVLVNVPFALIGGILALHATHMNFGISAGVGFIALFGLCVQNGVILISVFNKNLAAHMPLDDAIREGVKSRIRPVVMTALMAAIGLLPAATSTGIGSETQKPLAIVVIGGLITATVLTLLIFPIIYGFFNKKKQSAHS
- a CDS encoding sigma-54-dependent transcriptional regulator is translated as MKKIVVVDDEADICFLLKRFLSKNDFIVETALTGKDGLALIESFEPDLVMTDFRLGDITGTELLNAIKSKRPHVPVLIITGYSDIKIAVNVMKLGAYDYITKPLFPDEILVTVKKALADAEAERTGETEYVTSGSNSDSVAPKAARKTSHKMKAGYVMGQSEVSDNLFRQVDLVAPTNFSVIIYGESGSGKEAIAQEIHNRSRRKDMPFVAMDCGAISKELAGSELFGHEKGSFTGALQTKIGHFEMANGGTLFLDEVSNLSYEIQVALLRVVQERKMRRIGASKEIELDVRIIVASNERLLDAARNGKFREDLYYRFNEFTIEVPALRNRKDDLLLFATTFLETTNAELSKNVKGFSDEVMKDFVNYSWPGNLRELKNVIKRATLLSDGELIEEKSLPFEIVNHSKLKDLDEEIAPAPVVSAPVTLEAAETDDTKPSLKTVANEAEYDMIMQVLRDVNFNKSKAARLLNIDRKTLYNKMKQFDI
- a CDS encoding sensor histidine kinase, which codes for MKNQLYPFSFYDILSASPIGFLVCGSHDEILPNADPECFYANNAAHQLTGVSDFEGFTLKSICGAHFDFNTLRENNSLNFQFNKSGIWCKIDKSVIDEEYNLYTLTDISAEKNVEAQLAYLQKLSAEAEETMEFGSWIWDIQNARYEWTEGMYKLMGYGPESLPIEKLSSATFKKNIHPDDVALISEKLKNVLSYTDAYILEFRIIAEDGEEKYLYVRGHNSIDEITGHNISIGTAFNVTTLREIQSELERKVKDLNKSNEDLEEFAYVASHDLQEPLRKIISFGERLESKTKDILDKEQEVYLSRILSATRRMQKMINNLLEFSRVTSSSNVFEPTDLNDILGSTLSDLEVTIQQKQAVLKIDKLPVIDANPTQMSQLFINLISNSLKFTKPDTAPVISLQVKELTVSEALKRKMPVEKKYIKITLKDNGIGFSNENASRIFTIFQRLRGRSEFEGAGIGLSVCKKVVESHHGIIEAFGIPDQGATFEIILPVSQN
- a CDS encoding CPBP family glutamic-type intramembrane protease, whose translation is MKMIISELGILLSDGRVESEKNRLYMRIIGFFRIYLLALLLSFISGLILVFFFDIFNLEKPVNIFLQSFTQRSWFYQIALASLYAPIVEETQFRLCLNYSKIKFAAFTGIWFYYFLHKFMHGYGLFGEHDQTSIAIGLGLILMAAVYSFLHEHSDVDSRMEKFWEKHHKVLFYVSVISFGFLHVTNFEGGLYSLLLTPVITLRQTCLGFMLGYVRLKYGFLYAVLLHSAYNLSFFLFYFAVHF